CAACGTGCGGTCTGCGTTCAGGTCCCTAAATTAGAAATTTAACTGAGAACACCCCCTAGGCCACCGCGGGCTCGTGCACCCGCAACCCAGTGGCATCGGTGCGGGCTGCGTGCAGCATAGCGGCGGCTACGGCGGCAGCGGTTACCGGCCGGTACTTGGCCAAGCTGCCGCGCAGCAGGGGCCCCGCCAGGGCCAGGGCCACGGCGCCGATTCGCTCACCCAGGCGCGGGTGGGCGCGCCGGCCCAGCAGCAGCGACGGCCGGAAAATATGCAGCGCCCGGAAGGGCAGGGGCCCCACAGCGGCCTCCATCTCGCCCTTCACCCGGCTGTAGTACATGCGGCGGCTGGCATTGGCCCCGATACTCGACACCACCAAGAATTGGCTGGCGAAGTTGCTGGCCGCCAGCGCGGCTAGCTGTACCACGTACAAAAAATCAACCTTGTAAAACGCTTCTTTCGAGCCGGCTTGCTGGCGCGTGGTTCCGAGGCAGCAAAACACGTCGTCGGCGATGAGTTGGAGGCGGTGGCTTTCCAACTCGCTCAGCTCCGTGACGACCTGCACCAGCTTGGGGTGGGCCAGGGCCACGGGCCGCCGCCCTACCACTACCACTTTGGCGTAGCGAGCATCGGCGAGTAGCAGTGGCAGCAAGGCCGCGCCGATGAGGCCGGTGGCCCCAGCCAGGAGAGCAGTCTTTTGCATAGTGCGGGGCCCTCAAAGCGCGAAGTAGCCGCCCGGGGCCCCAGCAGTGTACGCAAGCGATTCGAAATAGCTACCCGCTCAGGCTGGATGACGTCGAATGCCAAACTGGGGTCGACGGAAATGATTTGCCAGATTGGGTCCAGATCCGTCGATTTTTCCAGATGCGGCCGCAAGAAAAACCAGTTTTTCCCAGCAACTAATCGCCGCCGAGTGCAAAAGAGCACCGGGCCGCATTGGCGCTGAAAAATAATGCACCTTAGCATTATTTTTCAGCGCCAATGCGGCCCGGCCGTTGGGGTTCTGCCTACCAAAACCGGTGGCCCGGGCGCCAGCAACGCAACGGGCCGCCGCTGCCCTAGCCGGGGATGAGGGGCGAGGGCAGCGGCGCGTCGCTGGTGGATGTGGGCAACGGCGCAGCCGCCGCAAAAGCGGCTTGGTAGCGGGCGCGGCATTGCGGGCAACTCACCCATTCGTCGAGTTCGAAGAGTACATCTTCAAACTCGACATGCGAGGCGCTGTGAGCCTTGCACACAAGCATGGGCAGGCGGTCGAAGCTGAAGCCGCCGCACACCATCGGGTAGTGGTGGGTGGGGCTGTTGTGGTAGAAATGCGTGCCGTGCGCCGGGCTCAGCAGGAGGGTGTTGCGGGTGATTAGTAGTTGGTTCATAGAATGGGAAATGGAATGGCCGAAACTACCAAATAAGTGCAGTATTGCAAAGCCTACGAACGGCTTTTTTAGGCCCCCGGCGAACTCCCGGTTATTCCCCATTGGTATTGTGCAATTGTTTGTTGAACAATTAATTATATCTGAGTAAAATGCCTGCGTAAGGCGGCGTTGCTAGGTAGTAGCGCGGCTGCTTTCCCGCGCAGTAAATGGGCCCCTCCAATCTGGAAAATGCCCTGCTACGCCGGGTGTATTCCTAGCCGCCCCGGGCCGAAGAATTTGAGCGAGAGGTGCAGGAATGCCGCCGGGCACCGGCCTTCCTTAGCAGAAGTACAATTGCTAACCTCCGCCTTGGCCGTGGCCGGCGCCGGGGGTGTCAGGCCCGCAGGCGGGTTTCGAGCGGGGCCAACTCTATGACGCCCTGCTTGAAGAGGGCCCCCAGCGCTTTCTTAAATACTTTTTTGCTCATGCCCACGCGGCGGTACACGTCGTCGGCCTCGCTCTTGTCGCCGATGGGCAGCGCGCCGCTGGGGGCAGCGCGCAGGGCCACGAGCAGGGTGGTCGCCGCAGTTTCGACCTCGCCGTAGCCCTCGCGTTGGAGGCGCACGTCGAGCTTGCCGTCGGCCCGCACCTGGCGCAGGAAGCCTGGAATGGTTTCGCCCAGCCGTAAGGGCCGGAACACTTCGTTGTGGAACAGCAGGCCCTGGTGCGTGCCGTCGACGATGACGGGGTAGCCCAGGTCGGTTTCGTCGGCCACCATCAGGCGCACGGCGTCGCCGGGCTGGCCGGGGAAGGGTTCGGAAGACAAGAACTTCTTCCACTTGGCCGACGCCACCAGCCGGTCGCTCTCCTCGTCCAAGTACACGAACACGAACACCCGCTCGCCCACGCGCAGGTCGCGGCGCTGGTTGGGGAAGGGCAGGAGCAGATCTTTTTCCAGGCCCCACTCGAGGAAGGAGCCGGCGGGGCCGTGGTCGCGCACGGCCAGCGCAGCGAAGGAGTTGACCAGCGCTAGCGGCCGCAGGGTAGTGGCTATCAAGCGGTCCTCCGAGTCGCGGTACACGAACACGCGCAGCACGTCGCCCACCCGGGTGCCCTCGGGAATGTACTTGTTGGGCAGCAGCAAGTCGCCGTCGTCGGAAGTGAGGTAGAGGCCGACGCTGGTTTCGCGGGCTACTTCGAGGTCGTTGTAATCGCCGAGGTTCATAAGAAAAGCAAAAAGAAGCGGGCGGGGCCCACTAGAAGCGCAAAGCTACGGCCGGTGCAAGTGCAATTTTCGAAGACCGAAATGGACAATAAAAAAATTAATATTTTGCTTGGATACGTGAACGTAAAGTGCTGTATATTTGAGCATAGGGCGTTTAAATCAAATCAAGTTATTCATTACAAAATACTATTAACATGAAAAACTTTACGCAATTTCTGTTTCTGGTAGCCGTGCTGCTGTTGGGCGCGCGGCGGGTGCAGGCCCAGGGTATTCTGACGACTGGTGCACACGCAGGCGGCGGCGACGCCCTGGCCCCGGCGTCCGTTGTTTCGCCCGACTCCATCTACGTCAATACAGACAGCCGCCCCACCTTCGCTGGCGGCGACGCGGCGCTGACTACTTACCTCACCAAGAACATTCGTTACCCTGAAGCAGCGTTGCGGCAGCACGTGTCGGGCCGGGTATACGTGTCGTTTGTTCTGAATCGCGAAGGCCGCGTGACCGACGCCCACGTGGTGCGGGGCCCTGGCTACGGCCTCAACGACGAGGCCCTGCGTTTGGTGTGGCTGATGCCCAATTGGGCCCCCGCCCGCCAGCAGGGGCAGGCCGTGCGGGTGGCCTGCACCATCCCCATCAACTTCGACACGCAGCACTGATTTACTGTGTTTTGCTGGCAGCCTGCTAAGCACGGTTTTGGGGCCAATGATTGGCCCTGCCCCAGCAAAAGCTGTGGGCAATTCTTCAAGAAAGGGCAAGCGGCGGCTTGCCCTTTTTTTATTGGGCGCCGCGGGCCGGGTCCCTATTGGTAGATGGTGACGCCCGGGGCCCCGATGCCGAAGTCGGTGAAAGAAACGGTTTCGCGGGCGGTTTCGAACACGCGCAGGCCGTTGGCCGACACGAGGCCGCGCGGGTAGTAGCCCAGTAAAATCTGGAACGTGCGCAGGGCCGTGAACTCGTTGCGCAGGCGCAGGCCCAGGCCAAAGCCCGTGTAGGGCGTGTTGCCGAAGGGCGTGCCGCCGCCCACCTTTTCGCCCACCCAGGCCGCGTCGGCAAAGGCCACGCCGGCCACCCGGAAGCCCAGCAGCGAGAGCGGCGTGAACACCGTGGTTTCGTAGTTGAAGGCGAAGCGGCTGGTGGCCAGGATGGGCACCGACGGCGAAAACCCCCGGATGCCCCGCTCGTCGGAAATGCCTTGCAGCAGCTCGCCCGGCCGGCGGTTGAAGCCCACCGTGGTGGTGGTGCCCAAAAAGTGCCGGTACTGGTAGTTGCCCAGGCGGTAGAGGCGGGTGAAGTACGTGGTCTGGGCGTTGAGCAGGCCCTGCTCCCAGGCGCTGTGGTCGGCCAGGCGCTGGAAAGTGCCAAACTCCAGGTTGCCAAACAAGTAGCCGTGGCGCTGGCTGAAGATGGCCGCCGCCAGGCGCATATCGAAGTAGCGGCGCGGCACCATGGCGTTGGCGTCGAGGCCCGCCGTGAAGCTGAGCAGCGTGCCGGTGGGCACGTCCTCGGTGCGGCCGAAGCCGAACAGGTAGCGGTCCTTGTAGTAGCGCCGCACCGAGTAGCCCACGGTGCCCAAAATCAGGTTTGTGTTGCGGTAATCGGGGCTGGGGCTGACGGTGTAATTGGTGCGGGTGAAGCGCGTGGCTACGATGAGGCGGCCTGGGTTTTCGTAGCCCAGGTCGTAGGAGCGCAGGCGCAGCGAGCGGCCCACCCAGAGGTCTTGCCGGTTGTAGCGTAGGTTGTAGTAGTCGAGGATTTCGCCCGGCTGCTGCACCGTGAGGGTGATTTGCTGGTTGAAGGAATCCATCGACAGGGCCCCGGCGTAGCGCGTGTTCACTGAATAAAAGTCGCGCTGCAACGACACGCCGCCGTGCTCGTCGCGGAATTCGTTGTTGTAGCGCGCCTGGGCCAGGAAGAAGTGTCGGAACGGCACCGAGTAGTCGCCGGCGTAGCGCCAGCGCTGGTCCAGGTTGCGCCCGTACTGGTACGTGTTGTTAAAGTGGTGGCCCAGGCCCAGAAAGTTCTGGTCGCCCACGTCCACACGGCCCGCTGCAGCTCCCCCCGGTTCGAAATTGCCCGTGATGCTGAACACATCAGTGGTAATAACTTCGATGTCAATGCTGTCAGCGGTAGACGTGCGCTCGTTCACCAGCACCCGGGCGTCGAGAATCTCGTCGGTTTGGCGCAGCAGGCGCTCCGATTCGGCCAGGGCCTGGGGGGCCAGCCGCTGGCCCGGCCGGAACAGCAGCACCTGCCGGATGCGCGAGGGCGCCGTGCGGATGTGCACCCAGTTGCCGGTGCGGTCGAGCAGCGAGCGGGGCTGGCGCGTCGAATCGGTGAGGCTGTAGCCGAACGCATCGTTGGGCCGAACCGTGACGCGGCGCACCACCTTGAACGTGTGGCGGTCGAACTGCCGGTCGAGCAGCACGGCGTCTAGGCCCGCGTTTTCCTCCTTGGGGCGGGTAAGGCGCAGGGCCGCCGCTGCCGCCCGCCCGACAATGGTTTTGCGCCGGGTATAGGCTTGCAGCTTCAGGCGCAGCCGCTGCTCGTCGAAGTCGCGGCGCAGCGAATCGGGCTGCTCGCGGCGCAGGGCGGCCTCGGTGCGCAGCGAGTCGGGCGGCACCGCCGAGCGCGGGTCGAACGACTGCGCCCGCGCCGCGCTGCCCAGCCCCAG
This genomic stretch from Hymenobacter sp. PAMC 26628 harbors:
- a CDS encoding NAD-dependent epimerase/dehydratase family protein; the encoded protein is MQKTALLAGATGLIGAALLPLLLADARYAKVVVVGRRPVALAHPKLVQVVTELSELESHRLQLIADDVFCCLGTTRQQAGSKEAFYKVDFLYVVQLAALAASNFASQFLVVSSIGANASRRMYYSRVKGEMEAAVGPLPFRALHIFRPSLLLGRRAHPRLGERIGAVALALAGPLLRGSLAKYRPVTAAAVAAAMLHAARTDATGLRVHEPAVA
- a CDS encoding CvfB family protein, which translates into the protein MNLGDYNDLEVARETSVGLYLTSDDGDLLLPNKYIPEGTRVGDVLRVFVYRDSEDRLIATTLRPLALVNSFAALAVRDHGPAGSFLEWGLEKDLLLPFPNQRRDLRVGERVFVFVYLDEESDRLVASAKWKKFLSSEPFPGQPGDAVRLMVADETDLGYPVIVDGTHQGLLFHNEVFRPLRLGETIPGFLRQVRADGKLDVRLQREGYGEVETAATTLLVALRAAPSGALPIGDKSEADDVYRRVGMSKKVFKKALGALFKQGVIELAPLETRLRA
- a CDS encoding energy transducer TonB, whose protein sequence is MKNFTQFLFLVAVLLLGARRVQAQGILTTGAHAGGGDALAPASVVSPDSIYVNTDSRPTFAGGDAALTTYLTKNIRYPEAALRQHVSGRVYVSFVLNREGRVTDAHVVRGPGYGLNDEALRLVWLMPNWAPARQQGQAVRVACTIPINFDTQH